In one Brassica oleracea var. oleracea cultivar TO1000 chromosome C9, BOL, whole genome shotgun sequence genomic region, the following are encoded:
- the LOC106313525 gene encoding GTP-binding protein At2g22870: MILSQLPRFHLSILTKSPSSSLSSPHFNLLNHRSNPPVSLARTIFSFAPKSNLATVEPIPLPVSDSSDLDEAPVEISLDKLFIPPETDISGDDPSSLTARVLKGSNIVLSKYARDAQVAQADYVKSSVRTEDCPADGLPEFALVGRSNVGKSSLLNSLVRRKRLALTSKKPGKTQCINHFRINDNWYLVDLPGYGYASAPHELKQDWNKFTKDYFLNRSTLVSVFLLVDASIPPKQIDLDYASWLGQNQVPMTMVFTKCDKRKKKKNGGKRPEENIKEFQDLIQGFFETTPPWIMTSSVTNQGRDEILLHMAQLRNYWLKH; encoded by the exons ATGATTTTATCTCAGCTCCCAAGATTTCATCTCTCCATCTTAACGAAATCACCTTCCTCCTCTCTCTCTTCTCCCCATTTCAATCTCCTAAACCACCGGTCCAACCCACCGGTTTCACTAGCCAGAACCATTTTCTCCTTCGCGCCCAAATCAAATCTCGCCACCGTCGAGCCCATACCGCTCCCGGTCTCGGATTCATCCGATCTGGACGAAGCTCCCGTGGAGATTTCGCTCGACAAGCTTTTTATCCCGCCGGAGACGGATATCTCCGGGGACGACCCGTCGAGCCTGACGGCTAGGGTTCTGAAGGGCTCGAACATAGTGCTCAGCAAGTACGCGAGGGACGCGCAGGTGGCTCAGGCAGACTATGTGAAGAGCAGTGTGAGGACGGAGGACTGTCCGGCGGATGGGCTGCCGGAGTTTGCGCTGGTCGGGAGATCCAATGTTGGGAAATCTTCGCTGCTCAATTCGTTGGTGAGGAGGAAACGACTTGCCTTGACCTCTAAGAAACCTG GAAAGACGCAATGCATTAATCATTTCCGGATCAACGACAATTGGTACCTGGTAGATTTACCTGGCTACGG GTATGCATCAGCACCGCATGAACTCAAACAAGACTGGAACAAATTCACCAAAGACTATTTCCTCAACCGATCAACATTAGTCTCAGTGTTTTTGCTAGTTGATGCCAGCATTCCTCCAAAGCAAATCGATCTCGACTACGCTAGCTGGCTTGGTCAAAACCAG GTTCCAATGACTATGGTGTTCACGAAATGTGACAAGAGGAAGAAGAAGAAAAACGGAGGGAAGAGACCAGAGGAGAATATAAAGGAGTTCCAAGATTTGATCCAAGGATTCTTTGAGACAACGCCACCATGGATTATGACCAGCAGTGTGACTAATCAAGGTCGGGACGAGATATTGTTGCATATGGCTCAGCTAAGAAACTACTGGCTTAAACACTAA
- the LOC106318453 gene encoding beta-adaptin-like protein A, with amino-acid sequence MAPPAASQRYPSPSQPSGKSEVTDLKSQLRQLAGSRAPGVDDSKRDLFKKVISYMTIGIDVSSVFGEMVMCSATSDIVLKKMCYLYVGNYAKGNPDLSLLTINFLQRDCKDQDPMIRGLALRSLCSLRVPNLVEYLVGPLGSGLKDNNSYVRTIAVTGVLKLYHISASTCIDADFPATLKSLMLHDSDAQVVANCLSALQEIWSLEASHSEEACREKESLLSKPVIYYFLNRIKEFNEWAQCLILELAVKYVPSDSNDIFDIMNLLEDRLQHANGAVVLATVKVFLQLTLSMTDVHQQVYERIKSPLLTLVSSGSPEQSYAILSHLHLLVVRAPFIFASDYKHFYCQYNEPSYVKKLKLEMLTAIANESNTYEIVTELCEYAANVDIAIARESIRAVGKIALQQYDVNAIVDRLLQFLAMEKDYVTAETLVLVKDLLRKYPQWSHDCISVVGGISSKNIQEPKAKSALIWMLGEYAQDMSDAPYVLENLIENWEEEHSAEVRLHLLTAAMKCFFKRPPETQRALGIALAAGMADFHQDVHDRALFYYRVLQYDVHVAERVVSPPKQAVSVFADTQSSEIKDRIFDEFNSLSVIYQKPSYMFTDKEHRGPFEFSDEIGNIPITPEASSDIVPQQFEANDKDLLLSTDEKDDNRGLSTTGSAYTAPSYDNSNISSQMQELAISGPATPATTQQSSFDFDDIFGLGLSTAPAPALTPSPPLLKLNPRAALDPGAFQQKWRQLPISLTQDCSVNPQGIAALTVPQSLIKHMQSHSIHCIASGGQSPNFKFFFFAQKESEPSSNYLTECVINSSSAKAQIKVKADEQSTSQAFATVFETALSEFGMP; translated from the exons ATGGCTCCTCCAGCCGCTTCGCAGCGTTATCCGTCACCGTCCCAACCTTCAGG GAAAAGCGAAGTAACAGATCTGAAATCACAGCTTCGCCAGCTAGCTGGAAGCAGAGCTCCAGGAGTCGATGATTCGAAGCGCGACCTCTTCAAGAAAGTGATATCGTACATGACTATCGGCATCGACGTCTCATCCGTATTCGGAGAAATGGTCATGTGCTCGGCGACGTCAGACATCGTCTTGAAGAAGATGTGTTATCTCTACGTTGGTAACTACGCCAAGGGCAATCCTGATCTTTCCCTTTTGACGATCAATTTCCTCCAGAGGGATTGCAAAGATCAGGATCCTATGATCCGCGGGCTCGCTTTGAGGAGTTTGTGTTCGTTACGAGTGCCGAACCTTGTGGAGTATCTTGTTGGTCCCTTAGGGAGCGGGTTAAAGGATAATAACAGTTATGTGAGAACAATCGCTGTGACTGGAGTGCTGAAGCTGTATCACATCTCGGCTTCGACATGTATTGATGCTGATTTTCCTGCTACGCTGAAGAGTTTGATGCTTCACGATTCAGATGCTCAG GTAGTTGCCAATTGCCTTTCTGCACTTCAAGAGATTTGGAGTTTAGAAGCAAGCCATTCTGAGGAAGCATGCCGGGAGAAGGAATCCTTGCTTAGCAAACCAGTTATATATTATTTCTTGAATCG GATCAAGGAATTCAATGAATGGGCGCAGTGTCTTATACTTGAGTTGGCAGTAAAATATGTGCCATCAGATAGTAATGATATTTTTGATATTATGAATCTGTTGGAAGATAGACTTCAGCATGCCAATGGTGCTGTTGTCTTGGCAACAGTCAAGGTGTTTCTGCAGTTAACACTCTCCATGACTGATGTTCATCAACAG GTATATGAGCGTATTAAATCCCCACTTCTGACTCTCGTCAGTTCTGGAAGTCCAGAGCAGTCGTATGCAATCTTGAGCCACCTTCATCTTTTGGTTGTCCGTGCGCCATTCATTTTTGCCTCAGACTATAAGCATTTCTACTGCCAGTACAATGAACCCTCATATGTCAAAAAGTTGAAGCTTGAGATGTTGACTGCTATTGCAAATGAGAGCAACACTTACGAAATTG TGACGGAACTGTGCGAGTATGCTGCAAACGTTGATATTGCAATTGCAAGGGAATCAATTCGAGCGGTTGGGAAGATTGCTTTGCAGCAGTATGATGTTAATGCGATTGTTGATAGACTTCTTCAGTTTCTGGCGATGGAAAAGGACTATGTCACTGCTGAAACTTTG GTTCTTGTCAAGGACCTTCTTAGGAAGTATCCACAATGGAGCCATGATTGCATTTCTGTCGTTGGCGGTATCAGCAGTAAAAACATCCAAGAACCAAAAGCCAAGTCGGCTCTTATATGGATGTTGGGTGAATATGCTCAGGATATGAGTGATGCTCCTTATGTTTTGGAGAATCTGATAGAAAACTGGGAGGAAGAGCATTCGGCTGAG GTTCGGTTGCATCTCCTAACTGCAGCAATGAAATGCTTTTTCAAGAGGCCACCTGAGACTCAGAGAGCCCTTGGAATAGCTCTAGCTGCAGGGATGGCTGACTTTCACCAG GATGTTCACGATCGAGCCTTGTTCTACTATCGTGTTCTGCAATACGACGTACATGTGGCTGAACGTGTGGTTAGTCCTCCAAAACAGGCGGTTTCAGTATTTGCTGACACTCAAAGCAGTGAAATCAAAGACCGTATATTTGACGAGTTTAACAGCCTTTCTGTGATCTACCAGAAG CCGTCTTACATGTTCACGGATAAGGAACACCGAGGCCCCTTTGAGTTTTCAGACGAAATTGGAAACATTCCCATCACACCTGAAGCCTCCAGTGACATTGTTCCACAGCAATTTGAGGCAAATGACAAAGACCTGCTTCTGAGTACTGACGAGAAGGATGACAACAGAGGACTTTCCACTACTGGTTCTGCTTACACGGCCCCTTCATATGACAACTCTAATATATCCTCACAAATGCAAGAGCTTGCAATCTCCGGCCCTGCCACGCCCGCGACTACCCAACAATCTAGCTTTGATTTCGATGATATCTTTGGTTTGGGATTGTCAACAGCTCCTGCTCCTGCTCTAACGCCATCACCGCCTCTTTTAAAACTTAACCCAAGAGCTGCTCTAGATCCAGGCGCCTTCCAACAGAAATGGCGCCAGTTGCCGATATCATTAACACAG GACTGTTCTGTGAATCCCCAGGGAATTGCGGCCTTGACAGTTCCACAATCACTTATCAAACATATGCAGAGTCATTCCATCCACTGTATCGCATCGGGTGGGCAATCTCCAAACTTCAAGTTTTTCTTCTTTGCTCAAAAGGAATCAGAACCGTCATCAAACTATCTGACAGAGTGTGTCATAAACTCTTCATCAGCCAAGGCACAGATAAAAGTGAAAGCGGACGAGCAGAGTACGTCTCAGGCATTCGCAACCGTATTTGAAACAGCCTTGTCCGAGTTTGGCATGCCGTAA